In one window of Zhihengliuella sp. ISTPL4 DNA:
- a CDS encoding GrpB family protein, which translates to MLLVPYDPSWPQRFEEFASSIRTAAADDWIIEHIGSTAIPGMSAKPIIDLAVRVETGEQFDAHRSALETAGWRLGSGVRTHPVMIAESTGERVAIAHFFRAEEWDAVSQRLLRDWLCAHPADAERYERAKHEAARAAAEGRSSYNAEKTAVIQEIVDRARAARGLGAVDVYDKR; encoded by the coding sequence ATGCTCCTCGTTCCCTACGACCCCTCGTGGCCGCAGCGGTTCGAGGAGTTCGCCTCGTCGATCCGGACGGCTGCTGCGGACGACTGGATCATCGAGCACATCGGCTCCACCGCGATTCCCGGGATGAGCGCGAAGCCGATCATCGACCTCGCGGTGCGCGTGGAGACCGGGGAGCAGTTCGACGCCCATCGGTCCGCACTGGAGACGGCCGGTTGGCGCCTCGGCAGCGGGGTTCGCACGCATCCGGTGATGATCGCGGAGTCGACCGGAGAACGGGTCGCCATCGCGCACTTCTTCCGCGCGGAGGAATGGGATGCCGTGTCACAGCGCCTCTTGCGGGACTGGCTATGCGCCCATCCGGCGGATGCGGAGCGATACGAACGCGCCAAGCACGAAGCGGCGCGGGCTGCGGCCGAAGGGAGGTCCTCCTACAACGCGGAAAAGACCGCCGTCATTCAGGAGATCGTCGACAGGGCACGGGCAGCACGCGGTCTCGGCGCGGTGGATGTGTACGACAAGCGCTGA
- the trxA gene encoding thioredoxin gives MSAKATSQATWEQDVLQADGPVLVDFWAEWCGPCRMVAPVLDEIQSDNPDKITILKLNVDENPELAMKYQITSIPAMKVFQGGEVKTTIIGAKPKFALEQDLAAFLG, from the coding sequence ATGAGTGCAAAGGCAACGAGCCAGGCGACCTGGGAGCAGGACGTGCTGCAGGCCGATGGTCCCGTGCTGGTGGACTTCTGGGCCGAGTGGTGCGGTCCGTGTCGTATGGTCGCGCCGGTGCTGGACGAGATCCAGTCCGACAACCCCGACAAGATCACGATCCTCAAGCTCAACGTGGACGAGAACCCGGAGCTGGCCATGAAGTACCAGATCACGTCGATCCCGGCGATGAAGGTCTTCCAGGGCGGAGAGGTCAAGACCACGATCATCGGCGCCAAGCCGAAGTTCGCTCTCGAGCAGGATCTCGCCGCTTTCCTCGGCTGA